Proteins from a single region of Ziziphus jujuba cultivar Dongzao chromosome 1, ASM3175591v1:
- the LOC107408680 gene encoding protein RAE1 — protein sequence MAANSNPNKSFEVAQPPNDSVSSLAFSPKANYLVATSWDNQVRCWEIMLNGRFLQSTPKVSISHDQPVLCSAWKDDGTTVFSGGCDKTAKMWPLLSGTQPTTVAVHDAPIKEISWIPDMNLLVTGSLDKTMKYWDTRQPKPAHTQQLPERCYALSVRYPMMVVGTADRNLILFNLRKPQTEFKRVISPLKYQTRCVAAFPDQQGFLVGSIEGRVAVHHVDDSQQDKNYTFKCHRHNNHIFSVNSINFHPIHPTFATAGSDGVVNFWDKDSKQRLKAMERCDQPITCCAFNNNGSMFAYSVCYDWSKGAENHKPEAAKTQIFVHLPLDVDVKPKPRTAKGGKR from the exons ATGGCTGCAAATTCGAACCCCAACAAATCCTTCGAG GTGGCTCAACCTCCTAATGATTCTGTTTCAAGCCTTGCTTTTAGTCCCAAGGCCAATTACTTGGTTGCTACCTCATGGGACAATCAAGTAAGGTGCTGGGAGATAATGCTGAATGGCAGATTTTTACAAAGCACGCCCAAGGTATCAATATCTCATGATCAACCAGTTTTGTGCTCGGCTTGGAAGGACGATGGAACAACTGTATTTTCGGGAGGCTGTGACAAGACAGCCAAAATGTGGCCTTTGTTGTCTGGCACTCAACCAACCACTGTGGCTGTGCATGATGCgcccatcaaagagatttcttGGATTCCAGATATGAACCTCTTAGTCACAGGAAGCCTTGACAAGACCATGAA GTACTGGGACACTAGGCAGCCAAAGCCAGCACATACTCAGCAACTGCCTGAACGCTGTTATGCACTATCAGTGAGATATCCTATGATGGTTGTGGGCACTGCAGATAGAAATCTGATACTCTTCAATTTGAGGAAACCTCAG ACTGAGTTCAAGAGAGTCATCTCACCTCTGAAGTATCAGACAAGATGTGTAGCTGCCTTTCCTGATCAGCAAGGATTTTTG GTTGGCTCAATAGAAGGAAGGGTTGCCGTACATCACGTGGATGATTCACAGCAAGATAAAAACTACACATTCAAATGTCACAGACATAACAATCATATATTCTCAGTCAACTCTATAAACTTCCATCCT ATACATCCCACTTTTGCAACCGCTGGGTCTGATGGTGTTGTTAATTTCTGGGATAAGGACAGCAAACAAAGACTGAAG GCCATGGAAAGGTGCGATCAACCCATAACCTGCTGTGCATTCAATAATAACGGATCAATGTTTGCCTATTCA GTCTGTTATGACTGGAGTAAAGGTGCAGAAAATCACAAACCAGAGGCTGCGAAGACCCAGATTTTTGTGCACTTGCCATTG GATGTGGATGTGAAACCCAAACCAAGAACTGCAAAGGGTGGTAAAAGATGA